Within Metabacillus sp. KUDC1714, the genomic segment TCCAGGAGCTTTTTATAATAAGAAAGAACCGAATCAAATTGGTTTAGCTGCTCTTTCACATTGATACCCTCACGAATTTCCGGAAATGCAATCCATGGCTTCACTGTTGAAAACCCACTGTATTCTGAGTTGTCCCATTGCATAGGTGATCTCGATTTATCACGACTTTTCTCATTGGCCATGACTAATGCTTCTTCCTTGCTTTTTCCGGCTGCGATCGCTAGGTCGTAGGCTGTTACTCCTTGAATGTCCTTCATTAAGGAGATGTCATGATGAACTAAATCACGCATACCAATCTCATCCCCATAATAGAGAAATGGAACACCTTTTGCTGTTAGCATAAGGGTCGCAAGCAGCTTTGCCCGTTCCTCCTCGATCCCTTCATCCCCGAATCGAGAAATATGACGCGGCATATCATGACTACTGAAAAATAAGGTTGGCAATTGATCTTCGTGATGAACGTCTTCCATTTTTCTTAATTGTTTAAAAATCGTATCCACATGAAAGGTTGGGATACTTCCGAGATTAAAATTAAACACAATGTCTAATTTGTTTTTCCCGCTATAGGTTGAGAGAACGTCAATTTCCTCTGATCCTACTTCTCCGACGATAACCTTGTCTGGAAATTGATGAACAAAGCTTGAGATCTCTTCAATCAGCTCTAAAATCCCAGCTTGGTCTTTATCATAAAGATGGGTTTGCTGATTGTTTTCATCGACTGGATTGTTTTTAAATGTATCATTGACCTTTAGAAAATTAATAACATCAAGGCGAAATCCATCAATTCCTTTGTTTAACCAAAAGGCCATCACCTCGAACATGGCATGCTTCGCTTCTTTGTTTGCCCAATTGATATCCACTTGTTCCTTGGCGAATGCATGATAATAATATTGTCCTGACTCTTCATTAAACTCCCATGCAGAGCCACCGAAAAACGATTCCCAGTTATTCGGTGGGTTTCCCTCAACAGGATCTCTCCAAATATACCAATCACGCTTCGGATGATGTGGATCTGAAATCGATTCCTTAAACCATTTATGTTCTGACGACGTATGATTTAACACAAGGTCTGCAATGACCTTAATGCCTCGTTTATGTGCCTGTTCAATAAAGAATTCAAATTCAGCCATCGTTCCATAGTCTGGATCAATCGCATAATAATCAGAGATATCATAGCCGTTATCCACTTTTGGAGACGTGTAAAAGGGTGTCAGCCACAAACCATCGATGCCAAGATGCGTAAAGTAATCTAGCTTCTCTGTGAGCCCTTTAAAATCTCCAATACCATCCTTGTTTCCATCAGCAAAGCTCGGCATATACACTTCATAAAAAACGGCTTTTTTCCACCATTTCTCCATAATTTCCTCCGTGCTGTTTATTTAAGGGTAAACTGCATTCCCTCTTGGAATTTCTTCGCAAAGAAAAGGAACAGAATAATAATTGGCAATGTTAACAACACTGATGCAGCATACATTGGGCCTGGATAGCCTCCATATGGACCAAACATTTGCGATAATAGAACGTTCAGTGTAAGCATTTGATCACTTCGAACAACAAGCATATCCCATAATAACTCTGTCCATCTTTCCATGAACAAGAATAAGAAAATAACAGCTGTGATTGATTTTGACATCGGCAGGACGACCTTAAACATGATTTGCAGATTAGACGCCCCATCTAGTTTCGCCGCTTCAATAAATGTATCCGGAATCGCTCGGAAGAAGTTTGTGTACATAAAGACCGCCCATAAGCTCATTGCCTTTGGAATGATCATCGCCCAGTACGTATCATATAGACCTACATTTTGTACAATTAAAAACGTAGGAACCAATAAAATGATGGCTGGGAAAAACATTTGAAACAAAATAAGATTATTAACGGTTTCTCGACCTTTAAAGTTCATTTTTGCTAACGCATACGCTACCATGACGCCAGTCACCATCATCAGAACGGTAGATCCTGCTGAAACGATGACACTGTTGAAAAAGGCTTGTATCCATGGTCTTGGTATGGCGACATCACCACCACCAAATAGCCACTGATAGGAACGTAACGAAAATTCTGTCGGAATCACCCGTTTATCAACCTGATCCCACGCCGCAAAAGAATTCAGAACCATATAGAGATATGGAAACACCATGATGATTAGTAAGACAATCGCAACGATATATCGTAGGAGTAATCCATTTTTTTTAGACCCAACCATTGCGTTTCCCCCACATTTCTAATAATTTTCGAATAACAAAAATAGAAATAAACGTAACAACTGATGCAATAATTGCAACTGCTGACGCATAACCAGCCTGAAGATTTTTAAACGCTTGTGTAAAGATTTCCATTTGCCATGTATTAGTTGCGTAATTTGGTCCTCCACCTGTTAATTGATAAACCTCTGTGAAAATCCCAAATGTCACACCTATTGATAAAATCAAAACGGTATAAATCGCTGGATAAAGTAACGGAAGAGTAATTTTCCAAAAACGTTGCCAAGGTGAAACACCATCAATGGCGGCTGCTTCGTAAATTTCCGAATTAATACTTTCAAAGCCTGATGTTAAAATTAAGGCATAATACCCTGTAAACTTCCAAGCGATAATAACGGCTACTACACATAACGCTGAGAACGGTGATCCTAACCAGTCGATATCAAGTCCGAGCTTTGTCCTTAAAAATGCATTAACCGGACTATTGTAAGAAAGGAGCCCTTTTACGATTAATGACGAAACAACACCAGATGCTAAATACGGAAGGAAAAATCCGATTAAAAAAATACCTTTAAATTTAGGCAATCCATGAATAATTGCCGCAACAATGATTGATGAGACAATAACCAGTGGTACAAATACTGCCATAAATTTAAAGGTTACAAAGAAAGCAGCTTGAACTCCTGGTGACTGAAGTGCTTTGATGTAGTTAGAAATGCCCTCAAAATTAATTTCTGGTGATATTAAATCCCAATCGGTTGCCGATAAATACAATGACCACACGAGCGGAATGGCAAAGAAAATAATTGCATAGATAAGGTATGGACTGGCAAATAGCCAGCCCAATCCATTACTCTTAGTTGTTCTCATTACTTGAGATCCCCCTCAATGGCCTTTTTCATCTCATTCCAGCCTTTTTCAGGATCTACCTCCCCCTTAACAACTGGGTTTACTGCGTGCTGTCCGATATATGTTTGTAACTCATTGTATTTCGCATTGTCAATTGAAGGAATGGCATTTGGTACAGCCTCTGCATACGGCTGTAATACTGGATTTTTTTCAAAGAACGTTGTAAATGCTTCATTAGTTGCTAAGTCATCACGAGCTGGCGGCAAGCTTGTTTTTTCTAACCACTCTAGGTCATTCTTAGGATCTGAATAAATCCATTTCATAAATTCCATTGCCGCTTTCTTTTGTTCATCTGTCGCAGATGCATAAATAACTAACCCTTTAGTATCAGCGAATGTTTTTACATTTTCAGTTGACATACCATCTGGAACTGGAGGTGCTGCAAGTGTAAAGGTTTCACCATATTTCATTTCCGGGAATTTCTCAGCCCAGTAGGTGAATGTCCACGGTCCAATGTCTGTGAAAATTCCTAAGCCCGTTTCAAATGGATCTGTTACTTGTTTTGCTAATAATGCATCTTCTTTTCGTAAATTATCTATAAATGTTAAAACATTTATTCCCGCCTTATCATCAGCCACAAAATTGTTACCTTCAATAAAGTTATTTCCTTCTGACGCCGCATCATAAAGCATAAAGAAGTCAAACCATCTCTTCCATGCTGTTGGGTCAGCTAAATCCGCTTTTGCCCACACATATTTTTCCGGATATTTTTCCTTAAGCTTCTTCGCAACATCAAGCATTTCACTATATGTTTTAGGCGGTTCATTCACACCTAATTCTTTTAAAATATCAAGTCTCCATCCAAACAGCATTGGATTCGAGTAAATTGGAAGAACATATTGATTGCCATCAGCAAACGTCCAGCCCTTAACGGTTTCTGTCATATGACGAGCAGAAACAATCTCATCCCAGCCTTCTAATTCATTTAATGGTACTAGTGCTTTACTTTCTGCAAGCTGTGCAGCAAACCCACGATTAATATTTTCTGACATCGTTGGAGCACTTTTCCCTGCAATTGCTGATTGAATACTAGCTTCTGATGAAGGACTCTCTTTAATCGCACTTACATTGACCTTAATCTCAGGATTTTCCTTTTCGAATTCCTTCGCTACTGCTTCCCAATAAACTTGCTGAGTCGGGTTTGGAGCCGCCCAGAATTCAATGGTAGTTACACCGTCATTTCCAGCACCTTGCTCTGTGCCTTTATTTCCACAACCTGATAAAACAGATACTGCCATTGTTGCTGCGAATAATAATGATGCGCCTTTTTTCAATGCACGATTCATCTTCATACCCCCAATTATTTTATAAAGGCGAAAGACTTTTCAATAGTCTTCCCAACTATAATGTAAGTTTTGTACATTTTTTGAGAACGCTATCAAATTTACTAAAAAAAATAGTATAATTGACTATAGTCATGCACAAAAACTTACTTAATTAAAATTACTTTTTCAGTTACAAAAATTACTTTATTGATTATTGGTATTTTTGTAACCTTACAAACAACATTATTGCACCGCTCTCATGATAAGTCAACCTATTACTCTTAATTTATTCGATTTGTAATGTTGTTTGCATTTTATGTTGTCATGTATTATATTATCATTGTAACGTTACATAATTATATTTGTAATGTAATAAAAATCAGGTTAAATATGAAACTCTCCTACTATAAATGATTTCAATAGAAAGGTTGGTCGTTCCTATGGCAAAAAAGATCACGATGCAGGATATCGCAGATCGTTTACAAATATCAAAGAATTCTGTTTCACAAGCTCTATCTGGAAAACCAGGGGTAAGTGAGGAAACAAGAAGGATAGTCGAAACTGCTGCTAGAGAGCTAGGCTATGAATATACATCCGTCCGAAATCAATTACAGAAAAGTGAACAAAATAAGACTTTTGCACTCATCGCATCCGAATTTGCCTTCTCACTTAAAAGCTTTTTTGGAGAAATCTATTTAAGTATTGAGAGAGAGCTCTCGAAGCAAGGGATTCATTTATTAATCCAGCCCATCAGTGAGCATGCCATTTCCGAACGTCAATTACCGTCATTTGTTCAAAATAAATCGGTTGATGGAATTTTAATTCTATCTCATTTAAGTACAGACTATATTAATGAAATCCTTTCAACTAACATTCCTACAATCTTAATCGACCATCATCATCCTCATATTAACGCAGATGCGATCCTAACGAATAATCGCTTCGGTGCTTATACTGCAGTTGAACACTTGTTGAAGTTAGGCCATAGGAAGATTGGGTTTGTCGGAAATACCTCCTATTCACCAAGCTATTATGAGAGATTAGAGGGCTACCGTTTAGCATTACATCACCACGAAATAAAGATTGATCCAACCTTTATTCTATCTGATGTCCTTGAGGAAGATGAGGATCTTCGCATCTCCATGAGCAAATTACCTAAACAGCCCACTGCATGGTTTTGTGTAAACGATGGATTTGGATTTCTTGTTTGCTCCTACCTCTACCACGCTGGCATCAAAATTCCCGACCAAATCTCGGTATGTAATTTTGACAATGGACAACTTTCACAAATATCCAATCCAAAAATAACAACAATGGATATTGATCTAAAGCTCTATGGAATAAAAGCAGTCGAACAATTAATCTGGAGAATCAACAACAAAGACGCTGTTTATCAAGAAATTCTATTACCAACTACTTTAATAAAGAGAGCTTCGACCGGTCCTGTTCTTACGCGGGACTGAGGGACAGGTTGTTTGTCCCTCCGCAAACCTAATAATATTAGAGTTAAAACACAATAATAAGACAGTTTGATCGACTCTGAAATTCAATAACCTAACCGATCAAAAAGCTTCAGGATCTAATAAAATTAGCATTACAATACAAAGGAAAAAGGGACATGGTTCCTGTCCCTTCGTCCCCCGTCCCCTCCCTATCCTCACATCAACTAGCACGTTGAATAACACTTTTGGATATTCCTGTTACTCTTGATAACTGCCTTATGGTCACACCTTCCAATTCCTTAAGTATGGCTAAAGTACGGTCTCTATCTCCTTTCTCCATTTTTTGTAACATACTAATATTTTCAATCCCTAATTTATTCAGATACTCTCTATCATCACTATCGGATACACTAGTTTTTACTTTGTAATCTAAACATTGATCATCATTAGATTCTTGCATTAGCTACTTCTATAATACAATATCTTCACCTTAAACCGTAATAGAGGCCTGGAGCAAATTGAATTATTTACATAGCTTAGCAAAATAAAAAATCACGCTCTGCGTGATTTTCTTATCGAACTTTTTGTTTACGCATCCACTGAGTAGCTACCCATTTTTCTCCTTTAACAACAGGTGCTCCTCCGTGAAGGGTAAGGTCGTTAAGTTCGGTATTCTTATAAAAATATTCAAAGTACACAGCCATTCCTTTTTTGGGAGATACCGAAAAACCTAACTTAGGAAAATAAGTTTCTCCACCTTCTTCGACATCATTTAAGTACATAATTAATGTACTAATGCGATTATTTTTAGATGCTCTGCTGGTAGAAGCGAAATAATCGTGATGTGCTTTATATTCTTGGCCAGGTAAGTATTTTAAAATTTGAAGGCCTTCAGCGTACTCAATGGATAAACCCATTATATCAGAAATTCTCATTTCAATTTGATGTACAAGTTCGTTTTCGCTTTCTTCAAAAAACATGCTGCTGCTCGTTCTAATGTTGTTTACTTCACGTGCAGCGCCAATTTTTGAGCGTTGCACTTTATCTTTAGATAGTTGTATGAGTTCGTCACATTCTTGGTTACTTAGGACATTCCCTAAAACTAGAACGAGAGGCTTTTCTAAACGGGTGACAATATCAATCTCTCTATCTTTTAATTTAATTTCGCTCCCCGAATGATTAAAAATCGTTTGTTCTTTGGTCATTAAAGATGGATTATCTAGTAACATCTTTCACCTGCTCCTCAAAAGACTCATTTTTTCTGAATTTTCACCTTATTATATGTAAGCGATTTCTTATAAGGATTATATCATGCAAGACAAAGATGGTGCCGGCTTTTATTTTCCAAGTGGTACAACTAATACCTATAACAATATAAGTAGAATGATTGTTTCTCTTTGTAACAACACCGATAGCGACTAAGAAACGTACTAGCTTATTATCGCTCTCGGAAACAAGTATAGTAGAATTTTCACTTTTTCTCATATTTCTATCAACTTTTGAGGTTGTTCTAGCTACGCCAAAGTCTATTCAGTCCACATGGAATTTTATTTTTACAGAATGGTTTCCACAATCGGGTTATGAACATAATGGATCAGTGGAATTCGAGCTGTATGATGAAAGATGCTACGAATCAGAGAACAAAGAAATGGACATCTACATTCCTGTAAAAAAAACAGGCCGTTCAGGCATAAAATTCCCTATTATTCAATGGAGAGTAGCGTTAGGATAATGCAATTTACTATATTCAGGATATTCCTGTATACGTGAAGAATTAGATGTTGAAAGGATCTTCTTTAGTAAAAATCAACAAGTATCCAATAATTGCAAAGTTATCAGGTTCATCAGTATGATCTTCCTTTTTCGTTAATGTTATTGAACTCCCTCAGTTTAATACGATTTTCTCACGAATACTTGCTTAATATCTTTTCATAAATGCAAGGCATCCACTTTAAGAAACTAAATTGCTTAATCGTATTCGAATTTGCTTTTTTGCAGGCATCATTTTTATTATTATAAAACGTTTCAATCCTGTTACAAGTCTTAAAAAAGAGTGCATAATGTTTCTTTTTAGTAAGGTTTACTTTATAATGCGCACTAGATAATTTTTTTAGGGAAAAATTATACTTCTAGCTTAAGGAAGGAGATCGATTATGAAAAAAATAATGTTTACATTAATAACCGGTCTAATGGCCGTTGTTTTAGCAGCATGCGGAGGAAATGAAGAAAGTAAAGAAGCTAAAAATGATGATAAAGTAAAAACAGCGGAAACCGATCAGCAGAAGGAACAGCAAAAGCTAATGGAAGAAATGCAAAAGAAATTAGAAGGACAGCAAGTAGATGAAAAGAAAATTGTTGCCATAGTGAATGATAAAGAAATTTTAGGAAGCGACTATAATAGCGCCTTAGCATCTATACAAGGACAAATGCAGCAAATGGGCCAAGATCCGACTTCTAAAGAAGCTGCAGAGCAAGTGAAAAAACAAACAATTGACAGCTTAGTCGGACAAACTCTTCTTCTTCAAGAGGCAGATAAAAAAGGCTATAAAGCTTCAGAGGTAGATATTAATAAGCAGCTGGACGAAACGAAAAAACAATTTAAAACAGAAAAAGAATTCAAAACCGCTCTTAAAAAATCCGGCATGGGTATGAAAACACTTGAAACTCAAATAGCTGACGATATTAAACTTAAACAGTACGTTGAGAAAGAAGCCACGGCTGGTGAAATAACCGATGAAGAAATTCAAAAAACGTATGATCAATATGCGGAACAAGGAAAGAGCACTGGACAAGAAGTTCCAAAGTTTGAAGAAGTAAAACCACAAATCGAACAATCTATTCATCAGCAAAAACAGCATGAAAAACTCGCTCAGCAGGTTGAAGAGTTAAAGAAAAATGCGAAGATTGATATTAAGATTTAAAGATGTTACACACAAAAAGGAACAGCTCAAGTGAACTGCACCCCAATTGTTAGACACAATTGGAGGTGCAGTTCAAATTTTGCTCCTTTTTTTAATGACTTAAGAACTTATTATGATGAAACAAAGGAGAGAAAACAAATAGGGTTAACCAAGTAATTCAGTTAACCAGTTTCTAAATATCGAAAAAATCATCACTCTTCACATTAGGGTCAATCTTCCTTAAAGTATTTCATATTTTCCTCATAATGCTTTGGGTAGGCTCGTGATCAGCGTCTTCCTTGCATAGTTCACTGATAGTAGAACGAATGACCTTTGAATTATTTGCAAGCCATTGCTGAGAAATCCCTCGTTTATTTGAACTAAACTGCTAATCTGATTGTTTAAACTTAAAAACATTTTTCATTATGCAATCTGTGCCAATACACGAAAAAGACGCGTTCCTAAACAAACGCGCCCGTTAGTGAAACTTATGGATTTTTATTTAAGATAGGTAATTGACTCTATATAAAACATCAGGTAAATGGTGTATGTACATTTCTAATGCATCCGTATTTGCTTCTAAAGTAGTAATAGTCTAAAGGTAATAGGAGAAGCTTTAGTCTGATTTAACAATAATATATTGATTCAACGGGTTGGAACTTGAGTTTCTTGTGAATTTGATAGAGTTTTGAACATCAAATACCTTTGTTTAATCAATAATTCCACTACCTGATACCATATACCATGAATAGAGATTATTATTTTCTAACTGCTATTTCAACTGGATTGAGCAATGGACTATATATACGGAATCCACTCACTTTGTGACTATCGGGTATTAGATAGCTTAGTTACTCTTCCATCCGAAATCCACTCAACAACATAAACATCGCCATGTGAATTGACACAAACACCATGAGGAGAACTAAACCTATTTGTTCTAAAATAGGTTTTTGGTAGATTAGGCCATCCCTTCTGCTTATAGGCTTGTTGATCCTCTCCTAAATGACATACCAGACGGTCATGCTCATCAAGTATTGTCACACGGCTATTCAAATCAGGGATATAGATGTCTTTTCCAAAGAAATAAAAACTACATGGTAGGTCTAAGTCTTTATCTATAAAGCGCTTGTGCTCACCATCCAAAGAAAAAACTTGGATCCGATGATTCCTTCTATCAGCAACATAGATTTCAGGATCAGAGCCTCGTAAATTAATAGAAATACCATGGGGCTCCAATAGTTTACCAGGTTCGCTCCCACGTCCTCCCCATGAACGAATATAATTTCCCTTTGCATCATAATGGTGAACATAATATTGACCATACCCATCACTAATATAAATATCCCCGTTAGGTGCTACACAAACATCTGTTGGGATATATCGTCGCTCTTCATCATAAATATCAGGGAGGTTAGGCTCACCCACCTCAAGGAGTACTTCCCCTTTTAGGGTTGTTTTTACCATTAGGGCACGCGCAGTATCTGTAATATAAAAATACTCTTGACCGTCCACATCTTTATGAAGATAAAAACCATGGGCACCACCTTCAAATTCTTCACCCCAGGAGTCTACGAAATTCCCTTCATGATCAAATACGATAACCGCATCTTTACTAGTATTAAATACATACACATTGTCATTTGAATCGACACAGACTCCATGGGTATATCCATAAGAAATACCTTCTGGAAGTAGACCCCATCCAGATTCTACCTCTAAATTGAGTGAACTGTTCCCAACTACTAAACTTTCATACATGAATCAATTCCTCCTTAAAATATTTTACTTAATTCCTAAAAATGAATGCTATGTTATTAGTCGTTTTTTTAAATTCGTTTTTTACAATTCTTTTTATCCATCAATTATTTCTTTTGATACGTTATTTTTGTATTTTCCAGGAGAACAGCCAACAACTTTTCGAACTCACTTATCATACTTTCTAACAAAGAACGAATCCGTAAAATGTGATTATCATTTTCCTAAACTATTCAATTTTATTCTGTTTATTTAACTAAATGTTATGTAAATTCAGATAATTATTCATTGTCCATCCTGCCACCTTGATGGTCGATTCGGCCATATTTACTAAAACCCTATATATTAAAGCTCGAGGCTTTGTATTTTATATTCTGTTGGTGTTAAACCAGTTACTGTTTTAAAATTTCTACAGAAATAGTGCAGACTCGTATATCCTAATTTTACTGAAACTTCTTCTATCGTTTTCACTTCTAATAAT encodes:
- a CDS encoding 6-bladed beta-propeller, whose protein sequence is MYESLVVGNSSLNLEVESGWGLLPEGISYGYTHGVCVDSNDNVYVFNTSKDAVIVFDHEGNFVDSWGEEFEGGAHGFYLHKDVDGQEYFYITDTARALMVKTTLKGEVLLEVGEPNLPDIYDEERRYIPTDVCVAPNGDIYISDGYGQYYVHHYDAKGNYIRSWGGRGSEPGKLLEPHGISINLRGSDPEIYVADRRNHRIQVFSLDGEHKRFIDKDLDLPCSFYFFGKDIYIPDLNSRVTILDEHDRLVCHLGEDQQAYKQKGWPNLPKTYFRTNRFSSPHGVCVNSHGDVYVVEWISDGRVTKLSNTR
- a CDS encoding alpha-glucosidase; amino-acid sequence: MEKWWKKAVFYEVYMPSFADGNKDGIGDFKGLTEKLDYFTHLGIDGLWLTPFYTSPKVDNGYDISDYYAIDPDYGTMAEFEFFIEQAHKRGIKVIADLVLNHTSSEHKWFKESISDPHHPKRDWYIWRDPVEGNPPNNWESFFGGSAWEFNEESGQYYYHAFAKEQVDINWANKEAKHAMFEVMAFWLNKGIDGFRLDVINFLKVNDTFKNNPVDENNQQTHLYDKDQAGILELIEEISSFVHQFPDKVIVGEVGSEEIDVLSTYSGKNKLDIVFNFNLGSIPTFHVDTIFKQLRKMEDVHHEDQLPTLFFSSHDMPRHISRFGDEGIEEERAKLLATLMLTAKGVPFLYYGDEIGMRDLVHHDISLMKDIQGVTAYDLAIAAGKSKEEALVMANEKSRDKSRSPMQWDNSEYSGFSTVKPWIAFPEIREGINVKEQLNQFDSVLSYYKKLLELRRMHPALHHGEYELLEKNGDMIYFIKSAKGERMMVLINFGEIEVPFPSEAHSVTDILLANKRKNVDGTIQPGEAFILYLEGDKA
- a CDS encoding SurA N-terminal domain-containing protein, yielding MKKIMFTLITGLMAVVLAACGGNEESKEAKNDDKVKTAETDQQKEQQKLMEEMQKKLEGQQVDEKKIVAIVNDKEILGSDYNSALASIQGQMQQMGQDPTSKEAAEQVKKQTIDSLVGQTLLLQEADKKGYKASEVDINKQLDETKKQFKTEKEFKTALKKSGMGMKTLETQIADDIKLKQYVEKEATAGEITDEEIQKTYDQYAEQGKSTGQEVPKFEEVKPQIEQSIHQQKQHEKLAQQVEELKKNAKIDIKI
- a CDS encoding ABC transporter substrate-binding protein; this translates as MNRALKKGASLLFAATMAVSVLSGCGNKGTEQGAGNDGVTTIEFWAAPNPTQQVYWEAVAKEFEKENPEIKVNVSAIKESPSSEASIQSAIAGKSAPTMSENINRGFAAQLAESKALVPLNELEGWDEIVSARHMTETVKGWTFADGNQYVLPIYSNPMLFGWRLDILKELGVNEPPKTYSEMLDVAKKLKEKYPEKYVWAKADLADPTAWKRWFDFFMLYDAASEGNNFIEGNNFVADDKAGINVLTFIDNLRKEDALLAKQVTDPFETGLGIFTDIGPWTFTYWAEKFPEMKYGETFTLAAPPVPDGMSTENVKTFADTKGLVIYASATDEQKKAAMEFMKWIYSDPKNDLEWLEKTSLPPARDDLATNEAFTTFFEKNPVLQPYAEAVPNAIPSIDNAKYNELQTYIGQHAVNPVVKGEVDPEKGWNEMKKAIEGDLK
- a CDS encoding 2OG-Fe(II) oxygenase, whose translation is MLLDNPSLMTKEQTIFNHSGSEIKLKDREIDIVTRLEKPLVLVLGNVLSNQECDELIQLSKDKVQRSKIGAAREVNNIRTSSSMFFEESENELVHQIEMRISDIMGLSIEYAEGLQILKYLPGQEYKAHHDYFASTSRASKNNRISTLIMYLNDVEEGGETYFPKLGFSVSPKKGMAVYFEYFYKNTELNDLTLHGGAPVVKGEKWVATQWMRKQKVR
- a CDS encoding LacI family DNA-binding transcriptional regulator; this translates as MAKKITMQDIADRLQISKNSVSQALSGKPGVSEETRRIVETAARELGYEYTSVRNQLQKSEQNKTFALIASEFAFSLKSFFGEIYLSIERELSKQGIHLLIQPISEHAISERQLPSFVQNKSVDGILILSHLSTDYINEILSTNIPTILIDHHHPHINADAILTNNRFGAYTAVEHLLKLGHRKIGFVGNTSYSPSYYERLEGYRLALHHHEIKIDPTFILSDVLEEDEDLRISMSKLPKQPTAWFCVNDGFGFLVCSYLYHAGIKIPDQISVCNFDNGQLSQISNPKITTMDIDLKLYGIKAVEQLIWRINNKDAVYQEILLPTTLIKRASTGPVLTRD
- a CDS encoding helix-turn-helix domain-containing protein, producing MQESNDDQCLDYKVKTSVSDSDDREYLNKLGIENISMLQKMEKGDRDRTLAILKELEGVTIRQLSRVTGISKSVIQRAS
- a CDS encoding carbohydrate ABC transporter permease gives rise to the protein MVGSKKNGLLLRYIVAIVLLIIMVFPYLYMVLNSFAAWDQVDKRVIPTEFSLRSYQWLFGGGDVAIPRPWIQAFFNSVIVSAGSTVLMMVTGVMVAYALAKMNFKGRETVNNLILFQMFFPAIILLVPTFLIVQNVGLYDTYWAMIIPKAMSLWAVFMYTNFFRAIPDTFIEAAKLDGASNLQIMFKVVLPMSKSITAVIFLFLFMERWTELLWDMLVVRSDQMLTLNVLLSQMFGPYGGYPGPMYAASVLLTLPIIILFLFFAKKFQEGMQFTLK
- a CDS encoding carbohydrate ABC transporter permease; amino-acid sequence: MRTTKSNGLGWLFASPYLIYAIIFFAIPLVWSLYLSATDWDLISPEINFEGISNYIKALQSPGVQAAFFVTFKFMAVFVPLVIVSSIIVAAIIHGLPKFKGIFLIGFFLPYLASGVVSSLIVKGLLSYNSPVNAFLRTKLGLDIDWLGSPFSALCVVAVIIAWKFTGYYALILTSGFESINSEIYEAAAIDGVSPWQRFWKITLPLLYPAIYTVLILSIGVTFGIFTEVYQLTGGGPNYATNTWQMEIFTQAFKNLQAGYASAVAIIASVVTFISIFVIRKLLEMWGKRNGWV